From Candidatus Omnitrophota bacterium, the proteins below share one genomic window:
- a CDS encoding YifB family Mg chelatase-like AAA ATPase, translated as MLAKVFSFGLLGIEAYPIEIEVDVSRGLPVITLVGLADTAIRESKERVKSAIKNSGFSWPAERITISLAPSDIKKEGTCFDLAIALGILSATGQLNSTRLKDYYILGELSLDGSLRPAKGILPVSIAIAKSDDTKNLIVSCQNAKEAAIVSGISVWPVKTLKESVEFLNNPEMIKTFELDVAQLFQENADYEIDFSEVKGQYLAKRALEVAVAGAHNVLFIGPPGSGKTMLAKRIPTILPELTLEEALEVTKIHSVTGTLPVKDGIIARRPFRSPHHTISDVALVGGGSLPQPGEISLAHQGVLFLDELPEFHRNALEALRQPLEEGSIRVSRMMKSFTFPASFMLVCAMNPCPCGYYTHPQKACRCSTTQIASYMGKISGPLLDRIDIHIEIPAVKYKELTDVRDAEPSQTIKARVEKARAIQRERFSAEGLKDKSIMSNARMSHRQVRKFCVLGKEESELLKMAMTELNFSARAYNKILKVSRTIADLGGSENIKTDHISEAIQYRSLDKGW; from the coding sequence ATGTTAGCAAAAGTTTTTAGTTTCGGCCTTTTAGGCATAGAGGCGTATCCTATTGAAATAGAGGTGGATGTATCAAGGGGCCTGCCGGTAATTACGCTGGTAGGCCTTGCGGATACAGCTATCCGGGAAAGCAAGGAAAGGGTGAAATCCGCAATTAAAAATTCGGGTTTCAGCTGGCCCGCAGAACGCATTACCATAAGCCTGGCGCCTTCAGATATCAAAAAAGAAGGCACCTGTTTTGACCTGGCTATAGCCTTAGGCATACTCTCTGCTACGGGACAATTAAACAGCACAAGGCTAAAGGATTATTATATCCTGGGGGAGCTCTCTTTAGATGGCTCTCTGAGGCCGGCAAAGGGCATTCTGCCTGTTAGTATAGCTATAGCTAAATCCGATGATACCAAAAATCTTATTGTTTCCTGCCAGAACGCCAAAGAAGCAGCTATAGTCTCGGGTATCTCTGTCTGGCCGGTAAAAACATTGAAAGAAAGCGTGGAATTTCTAAATAATCCAGAGATGATTAAAACCTTTGAATTGGATGTAGCGCAATTATTTCAAGAAAACGCCGATTACGAAATAGATTTTTCGGAGGTCAAAGGCCAATATCTGGCAAAGAGGGCTTTGGAAGTGGCGGTAGCAGGCGCTCACAATGTGCTTTTTATCGGACCGCCGGGCAGCGGGAAAACTATGTTAGCTAAAAGAATCCCTACTATCCTGCCTGAACTGACCCTTGAGGAAGCCTTAGAGGTCACTAAAATTCATTCAGTAACGGGAACCCTGCCGGTTAAAGACGGTATTATCGCCAGGCGGCCTTTCCGCAGCCCGCACCATACTATCTCCGATGTGGCATTGGTAGGCGGCGGTTCTCTGCCGCAACCGGGCGAGATAAGCCTGGCGCATCAGGGCGTATTATTTTTGGATGAACTACCTGAATTCCACCGTAATGCTTTAGAGGCGCTGCGGCAACCTTTGGAAGAAGGGTCCATACGCGTATCCCGCATGATGAAATCTTTTACCTTCCCCGCTTCTTTTATGTTAGTCTGCGCGATGAACCCCTGTCCGTGCGGATATTATACTCACCCTCAAAAGGCCTGCCGCTGCTCAACAACACAAATAGCCAGTTATATGGGCAAGATTTCCGGGCCTCTCTTGGACAGGATTGACATTCATATTGAAATCCCCGCCGTAAAATATAAAGAGCTGACTGATGTAAGAGATGCCGAGCCATCGCAAACAATTAAGGCCCGGGTAGAAAAAGCGCGGGCAATACAACGGGAAAGATTTTCCGCCGAAGGGCTAAAAGACAAGAGTATTATGTCTAATGCCCGAATGAGCCATAGACAAGTCAGAAAATTCTGTGTCTTAGGAAAAGAGGAGAGTGAACTGCTAAAAATGGCTATGACTGAACTGAATTTTAGCGCCAGGGCATATAATAAGATATTGAAGGTCTCAAGGACAATTGCGGATTTGGGAGGAAGCGAGAATATAAAAACAGACCATATTTCAGAGGCAATACAGTACAGGAGTCTGGATAAGGGCTGGTGA
- a CDS encoding glycosyltransferase family 39 protein — MKAVIARIQNNYLFWILLWAGAILIFAYAWVPGGLDVDSCNYAAVAKEILRTHKWLGLYDPVYQGVFYYHFPLCIWATAFFFKFLGVSTFSAKLFSMLSAIALVGAIFYFGKLLKNHWVGFFAGFSFLFTNHIVRLSRQCRMDLPVSLFITLAILSFVLAQKRSRAYYLIFGLFTSLAIFAKDVMGLAPLVVVFIYLVVTSRWKEFFQPLFICGLVVAILPVMAWIWLDENTLFNPWLNWNFLHLLKSPAFNVPWYYYIKAIASKYFYLLPLALYGGYLAIKEARRDKRGEFYLLIIWAVIFPLAFSFGRQKLHYFILSMYPATSLLVGMACERIFKEPLKLKIAQGCKYILIIATIVMLCFPLNIRSKRFAEIIRLSPIIDETLKQLPEYEFIAYKQDMASLLFYSQELSRVKYIEDKVKMEDELGNNLLIKPRVCYMSEEDFLGLNPSVKQKWQILLKYKDRIVIVSPQAAGVTVILP; from the coding sequence ATGAAGGCCGTAATCGCAAGGATACAAAATAATTATTTATTCTGGATACTCCTTTGGGCGGGGGCAATACTGATTTTTGCTTATGCCTGGGTGCCGGGTGGGCTGGATGTGGATTCCTGTAATTATGCGGCAGTGGCGAAGGAGATTTTGCGTACGCATAAATGGTTGGGGCTGTATGACCCTGTCTACCAGGGAGTCTTTTATTATCATTTCCCGCTGTGTATCTGGGCTACTGCGTTTTTCTTTAAGTTCCTCGGGGTCTCCACCTTTAGCGCCAAGTTATTTTCCATGCTCAGCGCTATAGCGCTGGTAGGGGCAATATTTTATTTTGGCAAGTTGCTGAAAAATCATTGGGTAGGATTTTTCGCGGGCTTCAGTTTTCTTTTTACTAATCATATCGTACGCCTTTCCCGGCAGTGCCGGATGGATTTGCCGGTGAGTTTATTTATTACCCTGGCTATCTTAAGTTTTGTCTTGGCGCAGAAACGTTCCCGCGCCTATTATCTTATTTTTGGTTTATTTACCTCTTTAGCCATATTTGCTAAGGATGTCATGGGGTTAGCGCCTTTAGTGGTTGTCTTTATATATTTAGTTGTTACCTCACGCTGGAAAGAATTCTTTCAACCTTTATTTATTTGCGGATTAGTCGTAGCCATATTGCCTGTTATGGCCTGGATTTGGCTTGATGAGAATACCTTATTTAATCCCTGGTTAAATTGGAATTTCTTGCACCTTTTAAAATCCCCGGCATTCAATGTACCCTGGTATTATTATATAAAGGCAATAGCGAGCAAATATTTTTATTTGCTCCCCTTAGCGCTTTACGGCGGGTACCTGGCAATTAAAGAGGCGCGCCGGGATAAAAGAGGCGAATTTTATCTCTTGATTATCTGGGCGGTTATCTTCCCGCTGGCATTCTCCTTCGGCAGGCAGAAGCTGCATTATTTTATTCTGTCGATGTATCCGGCCACTTCATTATTAGTGGGTATGGCCTGCGAGAGGATTTTTAAGGAACCGCTGAAACTTAAAATAGCGCAGGGTTGCAAATATATTTTAATCATCGCTACTATCGTGATGCTCTGTTTTCCATTGAATATCCGCAGCAAGCGTTTTGCGGAGATTATTCGCCTCAGCCCTATTATAGATGAGACCTTAAAACAGCTGCCCGAATATGAATTTATCGCCTATAAACAGGATATGGCCTCTCTTTTATTTTATTCGCAGGAACTATCCCGCGTCAAATATATAGAGGATAAGGTAAAAATGGAAGATGAATTGGGGAATAACCTTTTGATAAAGCCGAGAGTCTGTTATATGAGCGAAGAGGATTTCTTAGGGTTGAATCCGTCCGTAAAACAAAAATGGCAGATTCTCTTAAAATATAAAGATAGGATAGTCATTGTAAGCCCGCAGGCCGCAGGAGTAACAGTCATCCTGCCTTAA
- a CDS encoding glycosyltransferase family 2 protein encodes MSKNLKIKRYLEIIPGSISWGILISMVALSIWQPIFCAVLIIIFDFYWIIRTAYLTTLLFMAYKKLSQEKNRDWLTDCQKLSAHKDWQAIYHLVIFPVYKEGLDILRPSLEAIRECRYPKEKIILVVAFEERYAPSREHAQALEAEFKSLFFGYLSTFHPDGLPGETRTKGANATWAAKKAREFLAGHLIPFENVVVSCFDADTCVERQYFGCLTYHFLTSPKPHQASYQPIPVYNNNIWHAPSFARLVEISASFCQMIESMRLEKFVTFSSHSMSFKSLIAIDYWPVNMVSDDSVVYWKAFLFYNGDYRVVPLYITVSMDVAYSSNFFKTILIQYRQKRRWAWGVENFPFLVSEFLNKKDIPLVKKIRRSFHLLESHITWAVWAIIMMLITPLPIFLGGAFFNQMPIGYNLPRITGLLLNFTLGTSLIWILLSRTILPKRPAGVKWIKNIVMVVEWVIVPFIVLILGSAPALDAQTRLMLGKYMEFSHTEKKRK; translated from the coding sequence ATGAGTAAAAATCTGAAAATTAAAAGATATCTTGAAATCATTCCGGGGAGTATCTCCTGGGGGATACTTATTTCTATGGTTGCGCTCTCCATATGGCAGCCTATCTTTTGCGCGGTCCTGATTATTATTTTTGATTTCTACTGGATTATCCGCACTGCTTATCTGACTACGCTTTTGTTTATGGCCTATAAAAAATTATCGCAAGAGAAAAACAGGGACTGGTTGACAGACTGCCAGAAGTTAAGCGCGCATAAGGACTGGCAGGCCATTTACCATCTGGTTATCTTCCCGGTGTATAAAGAGGGCTTGGATATCTTGAGGCCATCTCTTGAGGCCATCAGGGAATGCCGCTATCCCAAGGAAAAAATAATCCTGGTAGTTGCTTTTGAAGAGCGCTATGCGCCTTCCAGGGAACATGCCCAGGCCCTCGAGGCAGAATTTAAATCCTTATTTTTTGGTTATTTATCCACCTTTCATCCTGACGGCCTCCCCGGGGAGACCCGCACCAAGGGTGCTAACGCTACCTGGGCAGCTAAAAAGGCCAGGGAATTTCTGGCCGGGCATCTCATTCCTTTTGAAAACGTCGTTGTTTCCTGCTTTGATGCGGATACCTGCGTGGAAAGGCAATATTTCGGATGCCTTACCTATCATTTTTTGACTTCTCCCAAGCCGCATCAGGCCAGTTACCAGCCCATTCCGGTTTACAACAATAATATCTGGCATGCCCCCTCTTTTGCCCGTTTAGTAGAGATAAGCGCGTCCTTCTGCCAGATGATTGAGAGTATGCGCCTGGAGAAATTTGTTACTTTTTCCAGCCACAGCATGAGTTTTAAGTCCTTGATAGCCATAGATTACTGGCCGGTAAATATGGTCTCCGATGATTCTGTGGTCTATTGGAAGGCCTTCCTTTTTTATAATGGAGATTACCGCGTTGTGCCGTTATACATCACTGTTTCTATGGACGTGGCTTATTCCAGCAACTTCTTTAAGACTATCCTTATCCAATACAGGCAGAAGAGGAGATGGGCCTGGGGCGTAGAGAACTTTCCTTTTTTAGTCAGCGAATTCTTAAATAAAAAAGATATACCCTTGGTAAAGAAGATAAGGCGGTCGTTTCACCTTCTGGAGAGCCACATTACCTGGGCGGTATGGGCAATTATTATGATGCTCATCACGCCGCTACCTATCTTTTTAGGAGGCGCTTTCTTTAATCAGATGCCCATAGGTTATAATCTGCCGCGGATTACCGGGCTATTGCTCAACTTTACTTTGGGGACCAGCTTGATTTGGATTCTCTTAAGCCGCACGATCCTGCCTAAGAGGCCCGCCGGCGTCAAATGGATTAAAAATATAGTGATGGTTGTGGAATGGGTCATTGTTCCCTTTATCGTTTTGATCCTGGGGTCTGCCCCTGCCTTAGATGCGCAGACACGTTTAATGCTGGGAAAATATATGGAGTTTTCCCATACCGAAAAGAAACGCAAATAA
- a CDS encoding PEGA domain-containing protein, translated as MLSEQKIRAFLFYLSVAIFFLGLPFILSFALGYKFNPHTLKFTKTGLIVLKTQPPGASIYLNKKLLGARTPATITELLPGRYHIDLELERHYPWFNEVDVGAATVTRLEKVILFPLRPNVKQVNKDRLTSFWIDDEREIIYFINAEEEGIYKSDSEGGHLEKITDFIVISPVPFKWKVSPDREKLLYFNARQIGIAYLEPQNKITQKAPFILNYENGRIADVFWHSDSYHLVLISNISVEALEAQPQAVSVKLVNLNKKDTSCFYDGHSDTLYFLDSQTAADGNIYDNLYKLELNARAVPLEDLIKVNSDE; from the coding sequence ATGCTCTCGGAACAGAAGATCAGGGCTTTTTTATTTTATCTAAGCGTAGCTATTTTTTTTCTGGGGCTGCCCTTTATCCTCTCTTTTGCCCTGGGTTATAAATTTAACCCGCATACCCTGAAGTTTACCAAGACGGGCTTAATTGTCCTAAAGACCCAGCCCCCGGGAGCAAGTATTTACTTAAACAAAAAATTACTGGGGGCGAGGACCCCCGCTACCATCACTGAACTTTTACCCGGCAGATATCATATTGACTTAGAGCTAGAGAGGCATTATCCCTGGTTCAATGAGGTTGATGTGGGGGCAGCTACGGTAACGCGCTTAGAAAAAGTGATACTCTTTCCTTTAAGGCCCAACGTCAAGCAGGTAAATAAAGACAGGCTTACCTCTTTCTGGATAGATGATGAAAGGGAGATAATCTATTTCATTAACGCAGAAGAGGAAGGCATCTATAAATCAGACTCAGAGGGCGGGCATTTGGAAAAAATTACTGATTTTATAGTCATCTCTCCGGTTCCCTTTAAATGGAAGGTCTCTCCTGACAGGGAAAAGCTTTTATATTTTAATGCCCGGCAAATCGGCATAGCCTACTTAGAGCCGCAGAATAAAATAACGCAGAAAGCACCTTTTATATTAAATTATGAAAATGGCAGGATAGCGGACGTATTCTGGCATTCCGACAGTTATCATCTGGTCTTAATCAGCAATATAAGCGTGGAGGCGTTGGAAGCCCAGCCTCAGGCAGTATCGGTCAAATTAGTAAATTTAAACAAAAAAGATACCTCCTGTTTTTATGACGGCCATAGCGATACGCTTTATTTTCTGGATAGCCAAACAGCGGCAGACGGCAATATCTACGATAATCTCTATAAATTGGAATTAAACGCCAGGGCCGTTCCTTTAGAGGATTTGATAAAAGTAAATTCCGATGAGTAA
- the folE gene encoding GTP cyclohydrolase I FolE, producing MDKKKIANAVKNILEAIGEDPKRKDLQDTPQRVAEMYEEIFSGMRQDPQRELEVILDQKHEEIILLKGIPLYSVCEHHLLPFLGKAHIAYIPKGGRVTGLSKLARVVDILAKRPQVQERLTTQIAEIIMSKLKPQGCMVVIEAEHMCMSMRGVKKPGTLTVTSAVRGVFKENEKTRAETLALIKS from the coding sequence ATGGATAAGAAAAAAATCGCAAATGCGGTCAAGAATATATTAGAGGCAATCGGCGAGGACCCGAAGAGGAAAGATTTACAGGATACCCCGCAACGCGTCGCAGAAATGTACGAAGAGATATTCTCAGGGATGCGGCAGGATCCCCAAAGAGAGTTAGAAGTTATTTTGGACCAGAAACACGAAGAGATAATTTTATTAAAAGGGATACCTTTATATAGCGTTTGTGAACACCATCTGCTTCCTTTTTTAGGCAAAGCGCACATTGCTTATATTCCCAAGGGCGGGCGCGTTACGGGTTTGAGTAAATTAGCCCGCGTGGTCGATATTTTAGCAAAACGCCCCCAGGTTCAGGAACGGCTGACTACCCAAATCGCCGAAATTATTATGTCAAAGTTAAAACCGCAAGGGTGCATGGTCGTTATTGAAGCAGAGCATATGTGTATGTCTATGCGCGGTGTGAAAAAGCCGGGGACCTTGACGGTTACTTCTGCGGTAAGGGGGGTGTTTAAAGAAAACGAAAAGACCCGCGCCGAGACCCTGGCCTTAATTAAGTCATAA
- the mnmE gene encoding tRNA uridine-5-carboxymethylaminomethyl(34) synthesis GTPase MnmE → MIEYDLNDTIAAIATSTGESGIGIVRISGKEALAIADRIFVSKDKKAPSTFKTYTTHYGWIIRGAKIIDEVILTVMRSPRSYTKEDIVEINCHGGIVALRAVLDLVLEQGCRIACPGEFTKRAFLNGRIDLAQAEAVLDIIRSKTESALRIGTGQLKGNLSAEVDNLRESLLDILSQIEANIDFPDEETGAVDLGNIAQKLRAVKRMLKTVLETSWQGRVLREGINAVICGKPNVGKSSLLNALLKQERAIVTPIAGTTRDTIEEIIDIRGIPVKIVDTAGIIEPKDLIERKAIQRSKKYIASADLVILLFDGSKRIAREDIALMEKLKKKPAIAIINKIDLKQKIERARILKRFPGAISISAKKGKNITLIESAIAGLVYNGKVAQPESVLISNLRHIEALRRTEKLVAEAADSLDNKLSLEFIAQDIKEALGYLDVILGRRFSEDLLDRIFSQFCIGK, encoded by the coding sequence ATGATAGAATACGACCTTAACGATACTATAGCCGCAATTGCCACATCTACCGGAGAATCGGGCATCGGTATAGTGCGTATAAGCGGCAAAGAGGCGCTGGCTATAGCGGATAGGATTTTTGTTTCCAAGGATAAGAAAGCCCCTTCAACGTTTAAAACTTATACTACGCATTACGGTTGGATCATTAGGGGCGCGAAAATTATCGACGAGGTAATTTTGACCGTAATGCGTTCACCCAGAAGTTATACCAAAGAAGATATCGTTGAGATAAACTGCCACGGCGGCATCGTGGCATTGCGCGCAGTTTTGGATTTGGTTTTAGAGCAAGGTTGCCGCATAGCCTGCCCCGGAGAATTTACCAAACGCGCATTTTTAAACGGCAGGATTGATTTGGCGCAGGCCGAGGCGGTCCTGGATATTATTCGTTCCAAAACAGAGAGCGCCCTAAGAATAGGGACAGGGCAACTGAAAGGAAACTTATCCGCTGAAGTAGATAATTTAAGAGAATCTCTCTTAGATATACTTTCGCAGATAGAGGCAAACATTGACTTTCCCGACGAAGAAACCGGGGCCGTTGATTTAGGAAATATTGCGCAGAAGTTAAGAGCGGTAAAGAGAATGCTGAAAACTGTTTTAGAAACTTCATGGCAGGGTAGGGTATTACGCGAAGGCATAAATGCGGTAATCTGCGGCAAGCCCAACGTAGGCAAGTCTTCGCTTTTAAATGCCCTCTTGAAACAGGAGCGCGCCATAGTTACGCCCATAGCCGGCACAACGCGGGATACCATCGAAGAAATCATTGATATCAGAGGCATCCCGGTTAAGATTGTGGATACCGCCGGAATTATTGAACCGAAAGACCTTATAGAAAGAAAAGCCATACAACGCTCAAAAAAATATATTGCTTCGGCAGATTTAGTCATCCTTTTATTCGATGGCAGCAAAAGAATCGCCCGTGAGGATATAGCCCTGATGGAGAAGCTGAAAAAGAAACCCGCCATCGCTATTATAAATAAGATAGATTTAAAACAAAAGATTGAAAGAGCCCGGATTTTAAAAAGATTTCCGGGCGCGATCAGCATATCCGCAAAAAAAGGTAAAAATATTACCCTTATTGAATCTGCTATTGCCGGTTTAGTTTATAACGGCAAAGTAGCGCAACCGGAATCGGTATTAATCAGTAACTTAAGGCACATTGAGGCCTTAAGGAGAACGGAGAAACTTGTTGCAGAGGCAGCGGATTCGTTGGATAATAAATTATCTTTAGAATTTATTGCCCAGGATATCAAGGAGGCGTTGGGATATTTAGACGTCATATTAGGCAGGAGATTTTCGGAAGACCTGCTGGATAGGATTTTCAGCCAGTTTTGCATCGGTAAGTAA
- a CDS encoding bifunctional folylpolyglutamate synthase/dihydrofolate synthase, with protein MTYPQTIQYLESFVDYEKISAYPYKESLRLERVKDFLTLIGNPQDSLKCIHIAGTKGKGSACAFIAYILRQAGYRVGLYTSPHLSDFRERIRILECQSVKVSKCQGTEDFEGMISQEDLTLLTERLKPAIQNYNKRCEYGPLSFFEVYTSLAFVYFKEKSVDFTVLETGLGGRLDATNVVNPLVAAITPISYEHTQKLGNTLKEIAAEKAGIIKVSRCQGVKVSRSVVISAPQEDEALGVIRNRCKTLGARLLEVGKDILVTAYSLPLTAYRFKVKGISGEYANLKIRLLGKHQLINAAVAVGVIEALRVYNIDVGMDAIRGGLYNTLWPGRCEVISPDPLIVLDGAQNIASTQALKKTVKENFQYKRLILVLGISSDKDIKGICSELYELADEIILTKADNPRASEPEVLAQYFPGKKIHMTDGVKEAKALARRLSQKEDLILVCGSLFVVGDFRNDRIRP; from the coding sequence ATGACCTACCCCCAAACCATCCAATACCTGGAATCTTTTGTCGATTACGAGAAGATCTCCGCTTATCCTTATAAGGAATCTTTGAGATTAGAGCGGGTTAAAGATTTCTTAACCCTAATTGGTAATCCACAGGATAGTTTAAAATGCATACATATAGCAGGCACCAAAGGTAAAGGTTCGGCCTGCGCATTCATTGCTTATATATTAAGGCAGGCCGGATACCGGGTAGGCTTATACACCTCTCCGCATTTATCGGACTTTAGAGAAAGAATACGCATTTTAGAGTGTCAAAGTGTCAAAGTGTCAAAGTGTCAAGGCACAGAAGACTTTGAGGGGATGATTTCTCAAGAGGATTTAACTTTACTTACAGAAAGATTAAAACCCGCGATTCAAAATTACAATAAACGCTGTGAATATGGCCCGCTTTCTTTCTTTGAAGTTTACACTTCTTTAGCCTTTGTTTATTTCAAAGAGAAAAGCGTTGATTTTACGGTCTTAGAGACCGGCCTGGGCGGCAGGTTGGACGCTACTAATGTCGTCAATCCTTTGGTGGCAGCTATCACTCCCATAAGTTATGAGCATACGCAAAAGCTCGGCAATACCTTAAAAGAGATTGCGGCGGAGAAAGCGGGAATCATAAAGGTGTCAAGGTGTCAAGGTGTCAAGGTGTCAAGGTCTGTAGTAATAAGTGCGCCGCAGGAAGACGAGGCCCTTGGCGTCATAAGAAATAGATGCAAAACATTAGGAGCAAGATTACTTGAAGTCGGGAAAGATATTTTAGTTACCGCTTACAGCTTACCGCTTACAGCTTACCGCTTTAAAGTCAAAGGCATATCTGGCGAGTACGCAAATTTAAAAATAAGGCTTTTAGGTAAACACCAACTAATCAATGCGGCTGTGGCTGTAGGCGTAATTGAGGCATTAAGGGTTTATAATATTGATGTGGGCATGGATGCGATAAGAGGCGGCCTTTATAATACTCTCTGGCCGGGCAGGTGCGAGGTTATTTCTCCAGACCCTTTAATAGTTTTAGACGGCGCGCAGAATATCGCCTCCACGCAGGCCTTAAAAAAAACAGTCAAAGAGAATTTTCAATATAAGAGATTAATCCTTGTTTTAGGCATTTCCAGCGATAAGGATATAAAAGGAATCTGCAGCGAACTTTATGAACTGGCAGATGAGATTATTTTAACCAAGGCTGATAACCCGCGCGCCAGTGAACCTGAGGTTTTGGCCCAATATTTTCCCGGCAAAAAAATCCATATGACTGATGGTGTGAAAGAGGCAAAGGCATTAGCCAGGAGGCTTAGCCAAAAAGAGGATTTGATCTTAGTTTGCGGTTCATTATTCGTAGTAGGTGATTTTAGAAATGATAGAATACGACCTTAA
- the purH gene encoding bifunctional phosphoribosylaminoimidazolecarboxamide formyltransferase/IMP cyclohydrolase, whose translation MVKVRRALISVSDKAGLVDFARELNKLGVEILSTGGTAKLLRENNIPAREVSEYTGFPEMLDGRVKTLHPKIHGGLLAVRDNPNHMQSLKEHNIGLIDMVVVNLYPFEKTTQKPDVTIEEAVENIDIGGPSMLRSAVKNHKAVAVVCNPARYGQVIAELKENKGVLSAGLMRELAIEVFALTSRYDNAIYNYLQNYFKAKADSAGFPQALSLNFEKIQDLRYGENPHQKAAFYKEKGKMRGLINLKQLQGKELSFNNILDLNSALELVKEFANPAAVVVKHNNPCGVAEDKALDKAYLAAHKCDPLSAFGGIVALNRKLDLKTARDILKSGFLECVIAPGFDEGVAELFKDKKNLRLLELNDIGPINEPELKRVSGGLLLQDKDLATLDMNILKVVTKKKPTRKQLESLVFGWKVAKHVKSNAIILTQGTKTVGMGAGQMSRVDSVKIAKIKSGKLSRNSCLSSDAFFPKADAVIEAAKAGVKAIIQPGGSISDEEIIKACDKYKVAMVTTGIRHFKH comes from the coding sequence ATGGTTAAAGTAAGGCGCGCGCTCATCAGCGTATCAGATAAGGCAGGATTAGTGGATTTCGCCAGAGAACTGAATAAATTGGGGGTAGAGATTCTTTCTACCGGCGGCACAGCAAAATTGCTGCGCGAAAATAATATACCGGCAAGAGAAGTATCCGAATATACGGGTTTTCCCGAAATGCTCGATGGCAGAGTCAAGACTTTGCACCCTAAGATTCATGGCGGGCTGCTTGCTGTAAGGGATAACCCTAATCATATGCAGAGCCTCAAAGAGCATAATATCGGACTTATAGATATGGTAGTAGTCAATCTTTATCCCTTTGAAAAAACTACGCAGAAGCCGGATGTGACCATAGAAGAGGCGGTTGAAAATATCGATATCGGTGGGCCTTCGATGTTACGTTCTGCGGTCAAGAATCATAAGGCTGTGGCAGTGGTATGTAACCCAGCGCGTTACGGCCAGGTTATCGCAGAACTGAAAGAAAATAAAGGCGTTTTATCTGCGGGCCTGATGCGTGAACTAGCTATAGAAGTCTTTGCGCTCACCAGCCGCTATGATAATGCCATCTATAATTATCTGCAGAATTATTTTAAGGCCAAGGCAGATTCGGCGGGGTTCCCGCAGGCATTGAGTTTAAATTTTGAAAAGATTCAGGACCTAAGATACGGAGAAAACCCGCATCAAAAAGCAGCCTTCTATAAAGAAAAAGGCAAGATGCGCGGTTTAATTAATTTAAAGCAATTACAGGGTAAAGAATTATCTTTTAACAATATCCTGGACTTAAACAGTGCCTTAGAATTAGTTAAGGAATTCGCTAACCCTGCGGCGGTGGTTGTGAAACATAATAATCCCTGCGGCGTAGCAGAGGATAAGGCGCTGGATAAGGCATATCTTGCTGCCCATAAGTGCGACCCGCTTTCTGCCTTCGGAGGTATCGTAGCATTAAATAGAAAGCTCGACCTTAAGACTGCCCGGGATATCCTTAAGAGCGGGTTCCTGGAATGTGTCATTGCCCCGGGATTTGATGAGGGGGTAGCAGAGTTATTCAAGGATAAGAAGAACCTGCGCTTGTTAGAACTGAATGATATCGGGCCTATCAATGAACCGGAGTTGAAACGCGTAAGCGGCGGGCTCCTGCTTCAAGATAAAGATTTAGCGACCCTGGATATGAATATTCTTAAAGTGGTCACCAAGAAAAAACCTACCCGGAAGCAATTAGAGAGCCTTGTTTTCGGATGGAAAGTGGCCAAGCATGTTAAATCTAACGCCATTATTCTAACCCAGGGGACAAAGACAGTGGGTATGGGAGCGGGCCAGATGTCGCGCGTGGACTCGGTAAAAATAGCCAAGATCAAATCCGGAAAATTAAGCAGGAATTCCTGCCTTTCTTCAGACGCGTTCTTTCCTAAGGCGGATGCGGTCATAGAAGCAGCTAAGGCAGGCGTAAAGGCCATAATCCAGCCCGGTGGCTCAATCAGCGACGAGGAGATAATTAAAGCCTGCGATAAATATAAAGTCGCTATGGTCACTACCGGCATCAGGCACTTCAAACATTAG